The following coding sequences lie in one Pseudomonas sp. B33.4 genomic window:
- a CDS encoding BrnT family toxin, which translates to MKSIEIQYDKSKNAANKLKHKGVSLAETEPVFHDERALTIEDNDHDEQRWITIGLNGKGRLLVVAYSYREANVVRIISARAATPSERCAYFLEA; encoded by the coding sequence ATGAAGTCAATTGAAATTCAGTACGACAAAAGCAAGAACGCAGCTAACAAACTCAAGCACAAGGGCGTCAGCCTCGCCGAGACCGAACCGGTCTTTCACGACGAACGAGCACTGACGATCGAGGACAACGACCATGACGAACAGCGCTGGATCACTATTGGCCTCAACGGCAAAGGGCGCTTGTTGGTCGTTGCGTACAGTTACCGGGAAGCGAATGTTGTTCGAATCATTTCTGCACGTGCCGCCACACCGAGCGAACGTTGCGCTTATTTTCTGGAGGCTTGA
- a CDS encoding BrnA antitoxin family protein, with amino-acid sequence MKDEYDFSQGKRGAVASNKGKTRITIMLDDAVIEAARTVAENEGFGYQTVINNTLRHALLDAVAKPEQAESSGQFKKGITAADLKSLEKKLSAAVGEIRRVLEPDAKP; translated from the coding sequence ATGAAAGATGAATATGACTTTTCTCAGGGCAAACGCGGCGCAGTGGCGTCAAACAAAGGTAAAACCCGCATCACCATCATGCTCGACGACGCCGTCATCGAGGCAGCGCGTACGGTCGCGGAAAACGAAGGGTTCGGTTATCAGACGGTGATCAATAACACCCTGCGCCATGCCCTGCTCGATGCCGTCGCCAAACCGGAACAAGCCGAATCGAGCGGGCAATTCAAGAAAGGCATTACCGCCGCAGACCTCAAGAGTCTAGAGAAAAAACTGTCGGCAGCGGTCGGGGAAATCCGCCGAGTGCTGGAGCCAGACGCCAAGCCCTAA